One Thauera sp. K11 DNA window includes the following coding sequences:
- a CDS encoding response regulator transcription factor translates to MRLLLVEDDAALGERLRGRLAQAGYAVDLVADGIDGAHLGATEPYDAVILDLGLPRKPGLAVLRDWRAAGNTVPVLILTARDGWAERVEGLQAGADDYLGKPFHGEELVARIQALLRRAAPVHAPQLRVGDWRLDEARQCLVDDRRGQQQALTGTEFRLLRYFLRHPGEVLSKTRLSEHVYDYDSERDSNVIEVYVKRLRALLGPDRIETRRGQGYLLRPDA, encoded by the coding sequence ATGCGCCTGCTGCTCGTCGAAGACGATGCGGCGCTCGGGGAACGCCTGCGCGGCCGGCTCGCGCAGGCGGGGTACGCGGTGGATCTCGTCGCCGACGGGATCGACGGTGCCCACCTCGGCGCCACCGAGCCGTACGACGCGGTGATCCTCGACCTGGGCCTGCCGCGCAAGCCCGGGCTCGCGGTGCTGCGCGACTGGCGCGCCGCCGGAAACACGGTGCCGGTACTGATCCTCACCGCGCGCGACGGCTGGGCCGAGCGCGTCGAGGGCCTGCAGGCGGGTGCGGACGACTATCTCGGCAAGCCCTTCCACGGCGAAGAACTGGTTGCCCGCATCCAGGCCTTGCTGCGCCGGGCGGCACCGGTGCATGCGCCGCAGCTTCGCGTGGGCGACTGGCGTCTGGACGAAGCGCGCCAGTGCCTCGTCGACGACCGCCGGGGGCAGCAGCAGGCGCTCACCGGCACCGAGTTCCGCCTGCTGCGCTATTTCCTGCGCCATCCCGGTGAAGTGCTGTCCAAGACGCGGCTGTCCGAGCATGTGTACGACTATGACAGCGAGCGCGACAGCAACGTGATCGAGGTCTACGTCAAGCGGCTGCGGGCGCTCCTCGGTCCGGACCGCATCGAAACCCGCCGCGGGCAAGGCTACCTGCTGCGCCCGGATGCCTGA
- a CDS encoding PepSY domain-containing protein, whose product MKARSPLALTLSAAAIAVAAGIAAVAATPAAADDRPRADEVRKLREAGKILSMEDILNRSRAAQPGQVVEIELDDDDGRYTYEVKLIDDANRVHKLKLDASTGEVLRRKAK is encoded by the coding sequence ATGAAAGCCCGTTCCCCCCTCGCCCTCACCCTGTCCGCCGCCGCCATCGCGGTGGCTGCCGGCATCGCGGCCGTAGCGGCCACGCCCGCGGCGGCCGACGATCGCCCGCGCGCCGACGAAGTCCGCAAGCTGCGCGAAGCCGGCAAGATCCTGTCGATGGAAGACATCCTCAACCGCAGCCGCGCCGCGCAGCCCGGGCAGGTCGTCGAGATCGAACTCGACGACGACGATGGCCGCTACACCTACGAGGTGAAGCTCATCGACGACGCCAACCGGGTGCACAAGCTGAAACTGGACGCCAGTACCGGCGAAGTGCTCCGCCGCAAGGCGAAGTGA
- a CDS encoding alpha/beta hydrolase codes for MPLTPEARSLLDMAYRVGAPRFHDLTVDQARRSFEKLQFAFRGEAPPVASTTEVPIPRPDGSALLARLYRPLESHAGDALPLAIWFHGGGWCVGDVASYDVTCRELCNQSGCAVLSVDYRLAPEHPFPAAIHDARLAFDWCKGQAPSLGIDPARIALGGDSAGGNLAIVTSIALRDEGLRLPRFLLLVYPSTEIVSGRPSRERFAEGYFLDRGTLAWFFGHYLPDGNTEDWRVSPMRAASLAGLPPMLLLGAEFDPLVDDCTAFASRVRAEGGEVDYEVAAGMIHGYLTLGKCFPEARASVSRAARALRERFGGAGAVARVE; via the coding sequence ATGCCGCTCACCCCCGAGGCCAGATCCCTGCTCGACATGGCTTACCGTGTCGGCGCCCCGCGCTTTCACGATCTCACCGTCGACCAGGCGCGCCGCTCCTTCGAAAAGCTCCAGTTCGCCTTTCGCGGCGAAGCGCCGCCGGTCGCATCCACCACCGAGGTGCCGATTCCGCGCCCGGACGGTTCGGCCCTGCTGGCCCGCCTTTACCGGCCGCTGGAAAGCCACGCCGGCGATGCGCTGCCGCTGGCGATCTGGTTCCACGGCGGCGGCTGGTGCGTCGGCGATGTCGCCAGCTACGACGTCACCTGCCGCGAACTCTGCAACCAGTCGGGCTGCGCGGTGCTGTCGGTCGATTACCGCCTTGCGCCCGAGCATCCCTTTCCGGCGGCGATCCATGACGCCCGCCTCGCCTTCGACTGGTGCAAAGGGCAGGCGCCGAGCCTCGGCATCGACCCCGCGCGCATCGCGCTGGGCGGCGACAGCGCAGGCGGCAACCTCGCCATCGTCACCTCGATCGCGCTGCGGGACGAGGGCCTGCGCCTGCCGCGCTTTCTGCTGCTGGTCTATCCGAGCACCGAGATCGTGAGCGGGCGGCCCTCGCGCGAGCGCTTCGCCGAGGGCTACTTCCTCGATCGCGGCACCCTGGCGTGGTTCTTCGGCCATTACCTGCCGGATGGCAACACCGAGGACTGGCGCGTCTCGCCGATGCGTGCGGCGTCGCTTGCCGGCCTGCCGCCGATGCTGCTGCTGGGGGCGGAGTTCGATCCGCTGGTGGACGACTGCACGGCGTTCGCCAGCCGCGTCCGGGCGGAAGGCGGCGAGGTCGATTACGAAGTGGCCGCGGGGATGATCCATGGCTATCTCACCCTCGGCAAATGCTTTCCGGAAGCGCGCGCCAGCGTGTCGCGGGCGGCGCGCGCGCTGCGTGAGCGATTCGGCGGTGCGGGCGCAGTTGCGCGCGTAGAATGA
- a CDS encoding potassium transporter Kup codes for MHTPTGAELPAEHGAGHAQEHKGGIAGIVVTAVGVVYGDIGTSPLYTLKEVFNGPHAVPVTPANVYGILSLIFWALMLVVSAKYVTFITRADNRGEGGIMALMSLALRVVPPGRKAWGLSVLGVFGAALFYGDGMITPAISVLSAVEGLEVATPAFRPFVIPIALVVLIGLFLMQRRGTASVGAIFGPVMLCWFGVLAALGIGGIMLHPEILRALNPAWAAGFIADRPLLGWLALGAVVLAITGGEALYADMGHFGRRPIKLGWFFLVFPALYLNYLGQGALILDHPDNVSSPFYMLVPDTLLYPMVGMATLATIIASQAVISGAFSLTRQAMQLGYAPRMRTLHTSEKEIGQIYVPGVNFMLLGAVIALVVGFKSSSALASAYGIAVTLTMMIDTVLAFVVVRGLWKWGLPRSVLFLAVFLTVDLAFFSANLVKVLAGGWFPLLIGAAIFTLLTTWKRGRAILNERIRSDTMPLEIFIRSMFHDPPPRVAGTAVFMTTWIDGVPRALLHNLLHNKVLHERVLLVKVDTADVPYVPETERVQLTELDFGFYQLRIRYGFKDEPDIPAALALCEAQGMPYRPMETSFFLGRETLVSRVGSGMARWREKLFIVMFRNGGSAADYFRIPPNRVVELGTQVEL; via the coding sequence ATGCACACACCGACCGGGGCCGAATTGCCCGCCGAGCACGGAGCGGGGCACGCGCAGGAGCACAAGGGCGGCATCGCCGGCATCGTGGTCACGGCAGTCGGCGTCGTGTATGGGGACATCGGCACCAGCCCGCTCTACACGCTGAAGGAAGTGTTCAACGGCCCGCATGCGGTGCCGGTCACCCCGGCGAATGTGTACGGCATCCTGTCGCTGATCTTCTGGGCGCTCATGCTGGTGGTGTCGGCGAAGTATGTGACGTTCATCACCCGTGCCGACAACCGCGGCGAAGGCGGCATCATGGCGCTGATGTCGCTGGCGCTGAGAGTGGTGCCGCCGGGGCGCAAGGCGTGGGGGCTGTCGGTGCTAGGCGTGTTCGGCGCGGCGCTGTTCTATGGCGACGGGATGATCACGCCGGCCATCTCCGTCCTTTCCGCCGTGGAGGGGCTGGAAGTGGCCACGCCCGCATTCCGCCCCTTCGTCATTCCGATCGCGCTGGTGGTGCTGATCGGCCTCTTCCTGATGCAGCGGCGCGGAACCGCGAGCGTCGGCGCGATCTTCGGTCCGGTGATGCTGTGCTGGTTCGGGGTGCTGGCGGCGCTGGGGATCGGCGGCATCATGCTCCACCCCGAGATCCTGCGGGCGCTGAATCCCGCGTGGGCTGCCGGTTTCATCGCGGACCGGCCGCTGCTGGGCTGGCTTGCGCTGGGCGCGGTGGTGCTGGCCATCACCGGGGGCGAAGCCCTGTACGCCGACATGGGGCATTTTGGCCGCCGGCCCATCAAGCTGGGCTGGTTCTTCCTGGTTTTTCCGGCGCTGTACCTGAACTATCTCGGGCAGGGCGCCCTGATCCTGGACCATCCGGACAACGTCAGCAGCCCGTTCTACATGCTGGTACCCGATACGCTGCTGTATCCCATGGTCGGCATGGCCACGCTGGCGACCATCATCGCCAGCCAGGCGGTGATCTCCGGTGCCTTCTCGCTCACCCGCCAGGCGATGCAGCTCGGCTACGCGCCGCGGATGCGCACCCTGCACACGTCGGAAAAGGAGATCGGCCAGATCTACGTGCCGGGGGTCAACTTCATGCTGCTCGGCGCGGTCATCGCGCTGGTCGTGGGCTTCAAGTCGTCCAGCGCGCTGGCGTCGGCGTACGGCATCGCGGTCACGCTGACGATGATGATCGACACCGTGCTCGCCTTCGTCGTCGTGCGCGGCCTGTGGAAATGGGGACTGCCGCGGTCGGTGCTGTTCCTCGCCGTCTTCCTGACGGTCGATCTCGCCTTCTTCTCGGCCAACCTCGTCAAGGTATTGGCGGGCGGCTGGTTCCCGCTGCTGATCGGCGCGGCCATCTTCACGCTGCTGACCACCTGGAAGCGGGGGCGCGCGATCCTCAACGAGCGCATCCGCAGCGACACCATGCCGCTCGAGATCTTCATCCGCTCCATGTTCCACGATCCCCCGCCGCGGGTGGCGGGGACGGCGGTGTTCATGACGACCTGGATCGACGGCGTACCGCGCGCGCTGCTGCACAACCTGCTGCACAACAAGGTGCTGCACGAGCGGGTGCTGCTGGTGAAGGTCGATACCGCGGACGTGCCCTACGTGCCCGAGACCGAACGCGTGCAACTGACCGAACTCGACTTCGGCTTCTATCAACTGCGCATCCGCTACGGCTTCAAGGACGAGCCGGACATCCCCGCAGCCCTGGCGCTGTGCGAGGCGCAGGGCATGCCCTACAGGCCGATGGAAACGTCCTTCTTCCTCGGCCGCGAGACCCTGGTCTCGCGCGTCGGCTCCGGCATGGCGCGCTGGCGCGAAAAGCTCTTCATCGTCATGTTCCGCAACGGCGGCAGCGCGGCCGACTATTTCCGGATTCCACCCAATCGCGTCGTCGAGCTGGGGACGCAGGTCGAACTGTAG
- a CDS encoding SIR2 family NAD-dependent protein deacylase — protein sequence MTRPVSATELEARFQRCARLIAQADGLLITAGAGLGVDSGLPDFRGSEGMWRAYPALGRAGMHFHDIASPNAFDTRPRLAWGFYGHRLALYRKTEPGPAFAILGEIGRRLRNGAFIFTSNVDGQFQKAGFDAGRIVECHGSIHHLQCMVGCRGDIWPADGFLPDVDAYTCKLVNALPHCPWCRGLARPNVLMFGDAGWIDDRTRLQQARLGDWQRRVDRLLVIEIGAGTAIPSVRLFGEGRDAPMIRINPAESATSADRGVSLPLTGTQAMRGIADALLDAGFLER from the coding sequence ATGACTCGACCGGTATCGGCGACGGAGCTGGAAGCGCGCTTCCAGCGATGCGCGCGGCTCATCGCGCAGGCCGATGGCTTGCTCATCACGGCCGGTGCGGGCCTGGGAGTCGATTCGGGGTTGCCGGACTTTCGCGGCAGCGAGGGGATGTGGCGGGCCTATCCGGCATTGGGGCGTGCCGGGATGCACTTCCACGACATCGCCTCGCCCAATGCTTTCGATACCCGCCCAAGGCTCGCATGGGGCTTCTACGGGCATCGCCTTGCGCTGTACAGGAAAACGGAGCCGGGGCCGGCGTTCGCGATCCTCGGGGAGATCGGCCGGCGCCTGCGCAATGGCGCGTTCATCTTTACGTCGAACGTCGACGGCCAGTTCCAGAAGGCCGGTTTCGATGCAGGACGGATCGTCGAGTGCCATGGCTCGATCCATCATCTGCAGTGCATGGTTGGCTGCAGGGGCGACATCTGGCCGGCCGACGGTTTTCTGCCGGACGTCGACGCCTACACGTGCAAACTCGTCAATGCGCTTCCGCACTGCCCGTGGTGCCGGGGGCTGGCGCGGCCCAACGTTCTCATGTTCGGCGATGCCGGCTGGATCGATGACCGCACCCGCCTGCAGCAGGCCCGGCTCGGCGACTGGCAGCGCAGGGTGGATCGCCTGCTGGTGATCGAGATCGGCGCAGGCACGGCCATCCCCTCGGTCCGCCTGTTCGGCGAAGGCCGGGATGCGCCGATGATCCGGATCAACCCAGCCGAATCCGCAACTTCGGCGGATCGCGGGGTATCGTTACCGCTCACCGGGACGCAGGCTATGCGCGGCATCGCGGATGCCCTGCTCGATGCAGGTTTTCTGGAGCGGTAA
- a CDS encoding EF-hand domain-containing protein, giving the protein MADLRKVTEAILDGFGNFQSGWEVGSSENNPEAVLNLLNFAASVAPTLGPLGNAIGVGLSQVAITNNTVSAIEKWKNGTLQPSDVLQITSSVLTGLSALAVVLGGTVPLSVAVTVSLIGLASGAGARDVINDLVRELYDSSGSTNQGRLIVRQYSINGTELFSYQLTDKYGFSYDEVAHLNSTTADNFWGGLPAGVVRVLDGKTGNPIMEYVDNSQVNTGGGSLINQASVQLSDYQFNSFISNIGNIGFGSGQNTVDFTKSILNGSGIFDFNFIRGDSISGIYQESVNYFKNNDYYSLIDPGNYWDEFDTRPYLGSGLNFNDSYTWLYDGLWNATTTNWYLYEKTTNLLGKSSQVDKNYVENVGLNSKWGSPIAIDLDGDGLETIRLRDSSVRFDLTGDGEAEWTAWLSGDDGFLAYDANGNGVIDGVSELFGGLERGEGYGKLAAFDSNGDGVVDSRDENFDRLLIWQDLDQNGVSDEGELRGLTAANITEVVVEYRVVDEVSNGVLIGEESSAVVNGNRRRMADIYFRYEVSPMNGLDEADVQQQADALLSLMALPAGEASADTFIPLDRQNSAIALAAPV; this is encoded by the coding sequence TTGGCTGATTTGCGTAAAGTTACAGAGGCGATTCTGGATGGCTTTGGGAATTTTCAAAGTGGATGGGAGGTCGGTTCGTCTGAAAATAATCCCGAAGCTGTTCTAAATTTGCTGAATTTTGCGGCTAGCGTAGCTCCTACGTTAGGGCCTCTAGGAAATGCAATTGGAGTGGGATTAAGTCAAGTCGCAATTACTAATAACACCGTCTCTGCCATAGAAAAATGGAAGAATGGGACTTTGCAGCCATCTGATGTTCTGCAGATAACCAGTTCCGTGCTGACAGGATTGTCGGCATTAGCTGTTGTGCTCGGGGGTACTGTTCCACTCAGTGTTGCGGTAACCGTTTCTCTTATTGGATTGGCATCTGGTGCGGGGGCTCGGGATGTAATTAATGATTTGGTGAGGGAATTGTATGATTCGTCTGGCTCAACTAATCAAGGAAGATTGATCGTTAGACAGTATTCAATAAATGGAACCGAGCTGTTTAGTTATCAACTTACAGATAAATACGGTTTTTCTTACGATGAAGTTGCCCATCTAAATTCAACAACGGCTGATAATTTTTGGGGGGGTCTGCCAGCTGGAGTGGTTAGGGTGCTGGATGGAAAGACGGGTAATCCGATTATGGAGTATGTTGACAATAGCCAAGTTAATACTGGCGGTGGCTCACTGATAAATCAAGCATCTGTGCAATTGTCGGACTATCAGTTCAATAGTTTTATTTCGAACATTGGGAACATCGGTTTCGGCTCCGGCCAAAATACTGTCGACTTCACGAAGTCTATCTTGAATGGGTCGGGAATTTTCGACTTCAACTTTATTCGGGGTGACTCGATTAGCGGTATATATCAAGAAAGCGTAAATTATTTTAAAAACAATGACTACTATTCACTAATTGATCCCGGGAACTATTGGGATGAGTTTGATACTCGTCCATATCTGGGCAGCGGTTTGAACTTCAATGATTCGTACACTTGGCTCTACGACGGCCTCTGGAATGCGACAACGACAAATTGGTACCTATATGAGAAGACTACTAATTTGCTCGGAAAGAGCAGTCAGGTAGATAAGAACTACGTCGAAAACGTAGGGCTCAATTCGAAATGGGGCTCTCCGATAGCGATCGACCTGGATGGAGACGGCTTGGAAACCATCCGGCTACGTGACAGCTCAGTGCGTTTTGACCTGACGGGAGACGGAGAGGCTGAATGGACAGCCTGGTTGTCCGGTGATGATGGATTTCTTGCCTATGATGCAAATGGAAATGGAGTCATCGATGGAGTCTCCGAACTCTTTGGCGGCCTGGAGCGAGGGGAGGGATATGGAAAACTCGCAGCTTTCGACTCCAATGGCGATGGCGTCGTCGACTCCAGGGATGAGAATTTTGACCGGCTGCTCATCTGGCAGGACCTCGATCAGAATGGTGTCAGTGACGAGGGGGAATTGCGTGGTCTGACGGCTGCTAACATCACTGAAGTGGTTGTCGAATATCGTGTCGTAGATGAAGTTTCCAATGGCGTCCTGATTGGGGAGGAGTCTTCGGCGGTGGTTAACGGCAACCGGCGGCGAATGGCGGATATCTATTTCCGTTACGAGGTCAGCCCTATGAATGGGCTCGATGAAGCAGATGTCCAGCAACAAGCGGATGCTCTGCTTTCTCTGATGGCCCTCCCCGCAGGTGAAGCCTCTGCCGACACCTTCATTCCGCTTGATCGACAGAACAGCGCCATTGCGCTGGCGGCGCCGGTTTGA
- a CDS encoding type I secretion system permease/ATPase has translation MSSADTADNFRDSQGVAGAGEATPPAGSPPLDTGLTCLVLMARLHGVAADPHQLAHEHAMAGARFGCDEILHAARALGLHAKAIKASNDRLARTPLPAIAIARDGTFFLLARVEGDKALIQSPLAGRAETVPVAELQTRWCNELILFTSRESLGQDLRRFDFTWFVPAIVKYRKLLGEVFAVSFVLQLFALVTPLFFQVVMDKVLVHRGFTTLDVIAIGLTVVMLFEVALTTLRTYVFAHTTSRIDVELGARLFRHLLNLPMAYFQARRVGDSVARVRELENIRAFLTGNAVTLVLDLLFSVVFIGVMLIYSGWLTLVVVLSLPCYAILTAMFTPVLRARLHEKFNRSAENQAFLVETISGIDTVKALAVEPHWTRKWDGQLAAYVSSSFRTATVGSFANGGVTLIGKLVTVITMYLGARLVIEGNLTVGQLIAFNMLAGQVSQPVMRLAQMWTDFQQTGISVQRLGDILNTRTEASGNKSALPLLAGRVTLDQVLFRYRPDGPEVLSGVSLDIGAGEVLGIVGRSGSGKSTLTRLIQRMYVPERGRVLVDGMDLALAEASSLRRQIGVVLQESVLFNRSIRDNIALADPGAPLAAVIRAAKLAGAHEFILELSEAYDTLVGEHGSSLSGGQRQRIAIARALMTNPRILIFDEATSALDYESERVIQENMKAICKGRTVIIIAHRLSAVRDAHRIVVMDRGRIVEAGTHAELLGREAGHYARLHRLQQG, from the coding sequence ATGTCTTCCGCCGACACGGCCGACAATTTCAGAGACTCACAGGGGGTTGCCGGAGCAGGTGAAGCTACGCCCCCTGCTGGCTCGCCGCCACTGGATACCGGGCTCACCTGCCTTGTCCTGATGGCCCGTCTACACGGCGTTGCTGCCGATCCGCACCAGTTGGCGCATGAACATGCGATGGCCGGAGCGCGATTCGGCTGTGACGAGATCCTTCATGCAGCCAGGGCCTTGGGTTTGCACGCAAAAGCGATCAAGGCGTCCAATGATCGCCTTGCGAGAACGCCGTTGCCGGCGATTGCCATAGCGCGGGATGGCACGTTCTTTCTGCTTGCGCGCGTCGAAGGCGACAAGGCGCTGATTCAGTCTCCGCTCGCGGGCCGGGCAGAGACTGTGCCGGTAGCCGAACTTCAGACGCGCTGGTGCAATGAGTTGATCTTGTTCACATCGCGCGAATCGCTGGGCCAGGATTTGCGCCGGTTCGACTTCACCTGGTTCGTGCCCGCGATCGTCAAGTATCGCAAGCTGCTGGGGGAGGTTTTCGCCGTCAGTTTCGTTCTGCAGCTCTTTGCATTGGTCACCCCGCTGTTCTTCCAGGTGGTGATGGACAAGGTGCTCGTCCATCGCGGCTTTACCACGCTGGATGTCATCGCGATCGGCCTAACGGTTGTGATGCTGTTCGAGGTCGCGCTGACGACGCTGCGGACCTACGTGTTCGCGCACACCACCAGCCGCATCGATGTGGAGTTGGGGGCAAGGCTGTTCCGGCATCTGCTCAACCTGCCCATGGCCTATTTCCAGGCGCGGCGGGTGGGAGATTCCGTTGCCAGGGTGCGGGAACTGGAGAACATCCGGGCGTTCCTGACCGGCAATGCCGTCACGCTGGTGCTGGACCTGCTGTTCTCGGTGGTATTCATCGGCGTCATGCTGATCTACAGCGGCTGGCTGACGCTCGTGGTCGTGCTTTCCCTGCCGTGCTACGCGATTCTGACGGCGATGTTCACGCCGGTTCTGCGTGCCCGTCTGCATGAGAAATTCAATCGCAGTGCCGAGAACCAGGCTTTTCTGGTGGAGACCATCAGCGGCATCGACACGGTGAAGGCGCTGGCCGTCGAGCCGCACTGGACGCGCAAATGGGACGGGCAGCTTGCAGCCTACGTCTCGTCGAGTTTCCGCACGGCCACGGTGGGCAGCTTTGCCAATGGTGGCGTGACGCTGATCGGCAAGCTGGTCACGGTGATCACCATGTACCTGGGCGCCCGTCTGGTGATCGAGGGCAACCTCACCGTGGGTCAGTTGATCGCATTCAACATGCTCGCGGGGCAGGTTTCGCAACCGGTGATGCGGTTGGCGCAGATGTGGACCGATTTTCAGCAGACCGGCATTTCTGTCCAGCGTCTCGGCGACATCCTCAACACCCGGACGGAAGCCTCCGGCAACAAGAGTGCGCTGCCGCTGCTGGCCGGCCGGGTCACGCTCGATCAGGTGCTTTTCCGCTACCGTCCCGACGGGCCGGAGGTCTTGAGCGGCGTGTCGCTCGATATCGGTGCGGGAGAGGTGCTCGGCATCGTCGGGCGTTCCGGTTCGGGGAAGAGCACCCTGACCCGGCTCATTCAGCGCATGTACGTGCCCGAGCGGGGCCGGGTGCTGGTCGACGGCATGGATCTGGCCCTGGCCGAGGCGTCCTCCTTGAGGCGGCAGATCGGTGTGGTGCTGCAAGAAAGTGTCCTGTTCAATCGCAGCATCCGGGACAACATCGCGCTGGCCGATCCCGGGGCGCCGCTGGCTGCCGTCATCCGGGCCGCAAAGCTGGCGGGGGCGCATGAATTCATTCTTGAGTTGTCCGAGGCGTACGACACCCTTGTCGGCGAGCATGGTTCCAGCCTGTCCGGCGGTCAGCGGCAGCGGATCGCGATCGCCCGGGCCTTGATGACCAATCCCCGAATCCTGATCTTCGATGAGGCCACGAGTGCGCTCGACTATGAAAGCGAGCGCGTGATCCAGGAGAACATGAAGGCGATCTGCAAGGGCAGGACGGTGATCATCATCGCTCACCGCTTGTCTGCGGTGCGGGATGCCCACCGGATCGTGGTGATGGACCGCGGCCGGATCGTCGAGGCCGGTACGCATGCGGAGCTTCTCGGCCGGGAAGCGGGGCACTATGCCCGGCTGCACCGTCTGCAGCAGGGGTGA